In a single window of the Campylobacter hyointestinalis subsp. lawsonii genome:
- a CDS encoding replication-associated recombination protein A, with the protein MDLATKFRPKNLSSVVGQKEIVEVFSKFIKAGRIPHSLFFGSAGCGKTTMAKVIAKEMQYEFFELDGANLKSEDIRKIITKFDGSLYKPLIFIDEFHRLSKTQQETLLVPMETAKCIIMGATTENPKFVVSSGIRSRTMIFEFKPLSRDDLTKLLALVQNELKFEISDEAINYLISSSLGDGRSLLNLLDFALTIENNISLDTLVVLRSQSQVEGASSSDTHYELTSAMIKSLRGSDIDASLYYLARLINGGEDPTFIARRLVIFSSEDIGNANPNALNLATNTMLAVSKIGYPEARILLSQCAVYLASSPKSNSSYKAINDALDYVKQNEPLQIPKYLINSDPQKKDYLYPHDFGGWVEQEYMSKKLKFYKSGGVGFEKTIDEWLEKIKSK; encoded by the coding sequence ATGGATCTAGCTACTAAATTTCGACCGAAAAATTTAAGCTCTGTAGTAGGGCAAAAAGAGATAGTGGAAGTTTTTTCTAAATTTATAAAAGCTGGTAGAATTCCTCATAGCCTATTTTTTGGTAGTGCTGGATGCGGAAAGACTACTATGGCAAAAGTCATAGCTAAAGAGATGCAGTATGAATTTTTCGAGCTTGATGGAGCAAATTTAAAGAGTGAAGATATACGAAAGATAATAACCAAATTTGATGGGAGTTTGTATAAACCGCTTATTTTTATAGACGAATTTCACCGCCTTAGTAAAACTCAGCAAGAAACACTTCTAGTGCCGATGGAAACGGCAAAATGCATAATAATGGGCGCTACTACAGAAAATCCAAAATTTGTAGTTAGTAGCGGAATTCGCTCACGCACTATGATATTTGAGTTTAAGCCATTAAGCAGAGATGATCTAACAAAGCTTTTGGCATTAGTTCAAAACGAACTTAAATTTGAGATATCTGATGAAGCGATAAATTATCTTATAAGCAGTAGTTTGGGCGATGGGCGAAGTCTTTTAAATTTGCTTGATTTTGCACTAACTATAGAAAATAATATTAGTTTAGATACGTTAGTCGTTCTTAGATCACAAAGTCAAGTCGAAGGTGCTAGTAGTAGCGACACTCATTATGAGCTAACAAGTGCTATGATAAAAAGCCTTAGAGGAAGCGATATAGACGCTAGTTTATACTATTTAGCAAGGCTTATAAATGGTGGCGAAGATCCGACTTTTATAGCTAGACGTTTAGTGATATTTTCTAGTGAAGATATAGGAAATGCAAATCCAAACGCTTTAAATTTAGCAACTAACACAATGTTGGCAGTTAGCAAGATAGGTTATCCAGAAGCGCGGATCTTACTCTCTCAATGTGCGGTATATCTAGCAAGTTCGCCAAAGTCAAACTCAAGCTATAAAGCCATAAACGATGCACTAGACTACGTCAAGCAAAATGAACCGCTACAAATTCCAAAATATCTCATAAATAGTGATCCACAAAAGAAAGATTATCTCTATCCACATGATTTTGGCGGGTGGGTAGAGCAAGAATATATGAGTAAAAAGCTCAAATTCTACAAGAGCGGTGGAGTTGGTTTTGAAAAGACGATTGATGAGTGGCTAGAAAAGATTAAATCCAAATAA
- a CDS encoding DMT family transporter → MKNRSYLFGVFITLFGGILWGFSGACGEYLFKQKGISSDWLVPYRLLISGIILLSVYIIKNPKIIFLPFKNLKNILQILIYAIIGLMLTQYSYFYSIELSNAAVATVIQYTAPVFILAIVCIIEKRLPYLKELLALSLAIFGVFLLATHGSFEKLVISQKALLFCFISALCVVVYNLAPKTLNKNFPISLILGWGLIIGGVVLSIYMRVWELDGVRDLGGYLAVSGVILFGTVMAFSFYMTGVGIIGASKASLIACIEPVAAAFFSFVWLGTSFVFLDYVGFAFIMLCVILLSKKD, encoded by the coding sequence ATGAAAAATAGAAGCTATCTTTTTGGCGTTTTCATTACGCTTTTCGGTGGTATTTTGTGGGGTTTTAGCGGTGCTTGCGGTGAGTATCTTTTCAAACAAAAAGGCATCAGCTCAGACTGGTTAGTTCCATATAGGTTGCTGATATCTGGTATTATTTTACTTTCAGTTTATATCATAAAAAATCCAAAAATTATCTTTCTTCCGTTTAAAAATTTAAAAAACATACTTCAAATTTTGATCTATGCCATAATCGGACTTATGCTTACTCAGTATAGTTACTTTTACTCTATTGAGCTATCAAACGCAGCAGTTGCGACAGTTATTCAATACACAGCTCCTGTTTTTATACTAGCGATCGTTTGTATCATAGAAAAAAGATTGCCATACTTAAAAGAGTTACTTGCGCTTAGTTTGGCTATTTTTGGAGTATTTTTGTTAGCTACTCACGGAAGTTTTGAAAAACTCGTTATCAGTCAAAAGGCTTTACTATTCTGTTTTATAAGTGCTTTATGCGTAGTGGTCTATAATCTCGCACCAAAAACTTTAAATAAAAACTTTCCTATATCTTTGATACTTGGTTGGGGACTCATCATAGGTGGAGTGGTTCTTAGTATTTATATGCGCGTTTGGGAGCTTGATGGTGTTAGGGATCTTGGAGGATACCTTGCAGTTAGTGGAGTGATTTTATTTGGAACTGTGATGGCATTTAGCTTTTATATGACTGGAGTTGGCATTATAGGCGCTTCAAAAGCTAGTTTGATAGCTTGTATAGAGCCGGTTGCGGCTGCATTTTTTAGCTTCGTTTGGTTAGGAACTAGCTTTGTTTTTTTGGATTATGTTGGATTTGCGTTTATTATGCTTTGTGTTATTTTGCTATCAAAAAAGGACTAG
- a CDS encoding FAD-binding and (Fe-S)-binding domain-containing protein: MQDYEGFYKAAFKLFDGRVYKDYLRRFCYGVEASCYSYIPKLVLMLKSESEIIKAFELSRKFNTPLCFRGAGTSLSGQSSCDTVLVCLDFSWDHMKVSRDANSINLGCGVIGENANKALKPLGKKIGPDPATIAAAQIGGIVNNNSSGMCCGVKQNSYNTLKSIRVILGDGTILDSSDGLSVASFRNSHKDLIEQILNLRSQILADTELCELIRRKYKIKNTTGYSINALLDYSDPIDIITHLFIGSEGTLGFVSSVELECVDDEKFKACALLFYDDILKAAKVVEILAKFENEISSAEIMDYGSLKAASKFKGVSEILPDIKDGEVCILIQSQNNSQDRLNEQIQNIKDAIKDYPTSQEMKFSFDESEFANWWKIRKGIFPIAATAKRPGSSVITEDICFEIKDLGEGIKSLQELFKKHGFEDSAIIFGHALAGNLHFIITPDLNQNSEFESFANLVEDMSLMVSNFGGSIKAEHGTGRMVAPFVELEWGAKAYAINRKIKEIFDPHTLINPDVIITDDKEIYKKNIKQSAIIGNEFDDCVECGFCEKNCPSNKLTLSPRQRIALKREMQRLGALSDKASKKLLKELKDGAKYFLNESCAACSMCEELCPVGLNTANLALNERVSNASDTSKKIAQLANSNFTTTLNGAKFALAAANLLNTDMIRKLSFKANEIIKTPVLREYLPRKNSYKLMDKNYGFNESVVYFSSCLNRSFAPNQNLNDKRPIQEVFESLCKKAKINVIYPNEINDMCCGKVFTNYPDTKELNRAKNIDILKVVTNDGKYPVVIDHGACSYELIKSLKDRFEIYDLSEYLLKFIAPKLTISKANYAIGLYTMCASKKLGLDSTMSSLARICTNGQILIDEKTACCGFAGYKGFFTPKLNLHATMKFKRFYQNSAVNIGFSNSSTCEIGLSEASGFSWQHIAYLLDSVSQK; this comes from the coding sequence ATGCAAGATTATGAAGGGTTTTATAAGGCCGCTTTTAAGCTCTTTGATGGTAGAGTTTATAAAGACTATTTACGCCGATTTTGCTATGGTGTGGAGGCCTCTTGCTACTCATATATACCAAAGCTAGTTTTGATGCTAAAAAGCGAAAGTGAGATTATAAAGGCTTTTGAGCTATCTCGCAAATTTAACACTCCACTATGTTTTAGGGGTGCCGGGACTAGTCTAAGCGGTCAAAGCTCATGCGATACGGTGCTAGTTTGTTTGGATTTTAGCTGGGATCATATGAAGGTTAGTAGAGATGCTAACTCTATAAATTTAGGTTGTGGGGTTATCGGCGAAAATGCAAATAAAGCCCTAAAACCACTAGGCAAAAAGATAGGTCCTGATCCTGCTACTATCGCTGCGGCGCAAATTGGTGGAATTGTCAATAACAATTCAAGCGGAATGTGCTGTGGGGTCAAGCAAAACTCATATAACACGCTAAAATCCATTAGAGTAATTTTAGGTGATGGAACTATCCTTGATAGCTCTGACGGCTTAAGTGTGGCTAGTTTTAGAAATAGCCACAAAGATTTAATAGAGCAAATTCTAAATTTACGCTCTCAAATCCTAGCTGATACTGAGCTTTGTGAGCTTATAAGGCGAAAATATAAGATCAAAAACACAACTGGCTATAGCATTAATGCCCTTTTAGATTATAGTGACCCGATTGATATTATCACTCATCTATTTATCGGTAGTGAGGGGACTTTGGGTTTTGTAAGTAGCGTAGAATTAGAGTGCGTGGATGATGAGAAATTCAAAGCTTGTGCGCTTTTGTTTTATGATGATATCTTAAAAGCGGCTAAGGTTGTGGAGATTTTGGCTAAATTTGAAAATGAGATTTCTAGTGCGGAGATTATGGATTATGGCTCACTTAAGGCCGCTTCTAAATTTAAAGGCGTGAGCGAGATTTTGCCTGATATTAAAGATGGTGAAGTCTGTATTTTAATCCAGAGCCAAAACAACTCTCAAGATAGATTAAATGAGCAAATTCAAAATATAAAAGATGCGATAAAAGACTATCCAACTAGTCAAGAGATGAAATTTAGCTTTGATGAGAGTGAATTTGCTAATTGGTGGAAGATTAGAAAAGGGATATTTCCTATCGCTGCTACGGCTAAAAGGCCTGGAAGTAGCGTAATCACTGAAGATATATGCTTTGAGATTAAAGATCTTGGAGAGGGGATTAAAAGTCTTCAAGAGCTATTTAAAAAGCATGGATTTGAAGATAGCGCTATAATTTTTGGCCACGCATTAGCGGGTAATTTACACTTTATAATCACGCCTGATTTAAACCAAAATAGCGAATTTGAGAGTTTTGCGAATTTGGTTGAAGATATGTCTTTGATGGTTTCAAATTTCGGTGGAAGTATCAAGGCTGAGCATGGCACCGGTAGAATGGTAGCGCCATTTGTAGAGCTAGAGTGGGGAGCAAAAGCTTATGCCATAAATAGAAAAATCAAAGAGATTTTTGACCCACACACTCTAATAAACCCTGATGTAATCATCACAGATGACAAAGAGATATACAAAAAAAATATCAAGCAATCAGCCATTATAGGAAATGAATTTGATGATTGTGTGGAGTGTGGATTTTGTGAGAAAAACTGCCCATCTAATAAGCTAACTCTAAGCCCACGCCAAAGAATAGCCCTAAAAAGAGAGATGCAAAGACTAGGGGCTTTGAGCGATAAAGCTAGCAAAAAGCTACTAAAAGAGCTAAAAGATGGAGCCAAATACTTCTTAAATGAGAGTTGCGCTGCCTGTTCTATGTGCGAAGAGCTATGCCCTGTTGGACTAAATACGGCAAATTTAGCCCTAAATGAGAGAGTGTCTAACGCAAGTGATACAAGCAAAAAGATCGCTCAACTAGCAAATTCAAATTTCACCACCACGCTAAATGGCGCCAAATTCGCTCTTGCAGCGGCGAATTTATTAAACACAGATATGATAAGAAAGCTATCATTTAAAGCAAATGAGATTATCAAAACTCCTGTTTTAAGAGAGTATCTTCCACGCAAAAATAGCTATAAATTGATGGATAAAAACTATGGATTTAATGAAAGTGTGGTATATTTTTCAAGCTGCTTAAATAGATCTTTTGCCCCAAATCAAAATTTAAATGACAAACGCCCTATCCAAGAGGTTTTTGAGTCTTTGTGTAAAAAAGCCAAGATAAATGTGATATATCCAAATGAGATTAATGATATGTGCTGTGGGAAAGTTTTTACCAATTATCCAGATACAAAAGAGCTAAATAGAGCTAAAAATATCGATATCTTAAAAGTCGTTACAAATGATGGTAAATATCCTGTGGTGATAGATCACGGCGCTTGCTCTTATGAGCTGATAAAATCGCTTAAAGATAGATTTGAAATTTATGATTTGAGCGAGTATCTACTAAAATTCATCGCCCCAAAACTCACTATTTCTAAAGCCAACTACGCTATAGGGCTATACACAATGTGTGCTAGTAAAAAGCTAGGATTAGATAGCACTATGAGTAGCCTAGCTAGGATCTGTACTAATGGGCAAATTTTGATTGATGAGAAGACGGCATGTTGCGGATTTGCTGGGTATAAAGGGTTTTTTACCCCGAAATTAAATTTACACGCTACAATGAAATTCAAAAGATTTTACCAAAATAGCGCAGTCAATATCGGCTTTAGCAACTCTAGCACCTGTGAAATCGGGCTAAGCGAGGCAAGTGGATTTAGCTGGCAGCATATCGCCTATTTGCTAGATAGCGTTAGTCAAAAATAA
- the tpx gene encoding thiol peroxidase encodes MSNVTFKGTPVSLEGDTINVGQKAPVVELVGKDLSSFEVGGANGKFQVLIAVPSLDTGVCATETRKFNEKLAGKNGVSVNVISMDLPFAMGRFCATEGIENLRVGSDFRGAKFAKAYGLLLKDSPLAGLLARAVFVLDKDGVVVYKEIVSEITTEPNYEAIIAALSSSCGCGCH; translated from the coding sequence ATGTCAAACGTAACTTTCAAAGGAACTCCTGTAAGCTTAGAAGGAGATACCATAAATGTCGGACAAAAAGCACCGGTGGTAGAATTAGTAGGTAAAGATCTCTCTTCTTTTGAAGTTGGTGGAGCTAATGGAAAATTTCAAGTTTTGATAGCCGTACCTTCACTAGATACTGGAGTTTGTGCAACAGAGACTAGAAAATTTAATGAGAAACTTGCCGGTAAAAACGGAGTTAGTGTAAATGTTATCTCTATGGATTTGCCATTTGCTATGGGAAGATTTTGTGCGACTGAAGGTATAGAAAATTTAAGAGTTGGTAGCGATTTTAGAGGTGCTAAATTTGCAAAAGCTTATGGACTTTTATTAAAAGATAGTCCGCTTGCTGGACTTTTGGCTAGGGCTGTTTTCGTGCTAGACAAAGATGGCGTAGTGGTCTATAAAGAGATAGTTAGCGAGATTACAACTGAGCCAAATTACGAAGCGATAATAGCGGCTTTGAGTAGTAGCTGTGGTTGTGGCTGTCATTAA
- the purM gene encoding phosphoribosylformylglycinamidine cyclo-ligase, protein MISYKDAGVDIDAGNSFVEGIKPFVKSTLTPNVIGGIGSFSGAFRLPTGYNKPTLLAATDGVGTKLRLAIDSGKLDSVGIDLVAMCVNDLICNFATPMFFLDYYATGKLDINSAKEVVSGIAKGCVIAKCALIGGETAEMPSMYSSGDFDLAGFAVGVAEEDEIDRSKFVNEGDILIALPSSGLHSNGFSLARAVIKKEKLNLGSEFDGKTLLETLLEPTRIYVDEFLRLKDSINAMAHITGGGIVENLPRVLPNGLGAKIQRSAIKTPKIFELIAKSVEQSEMDRTFNCGVGMVLVVPKQNVDLVLSTSDGYVIGEVVKQSGVQLC, encoded by the coding sequence ATGATAAGTTATAAAGATGCTGGTGTGGATATTGATGCTGGAAATAGCTTTGTTGAGGGGATTAAGCCCTTTGTCAAATCAACTCTAACTCCAAATGTAATAGGCGGTATCGGCTCATTTTCTGGGGCTTTCAGGCTTCCAACTGGATATAATAAACCAACTCTTCTAGCCGCAACTGATGGCGTAGGGACAAAGCTTCGCCTAGCTATAGATAGTGGCAAACTTGATAGCGTTGGTATTGATTTAGTAGCGATGTGTGTAAATGATCTTATATGTAATTTTGCTACGCCTATGTTTTTTTTGGATTACTACGCAACTGGCAAATTAGATATAAACTCGGCCAAAGAAGTGGTAAGCGGAATTGCTAAAGGCTGCGTAATAGCCAAATGCGCTCTAATAGGTGGCGAAACGGCTGAAATGCCTAGTATGTATAGTTCTGGGGATTTTGATCTAGCGGGATTTGCTGTGGGCGTGGCTGAAGAAGATGAGATCGATAGGAGTAAATTTGTAAATGAAGGCGATATTTTAATCGCACTTCCAAGCTCAGGACTTCACTCAAATGGCTTTTCACTAGCAAGGGCGGTGATCAAAAAAGAGAAGTTAAATTTGGGTAGTGAATTTGATGGTAAGACACTTTTAGAAACGCTTTTAGAGCCTACTAGAATTTATGTAGATGAGTTTTTACGCCTTAAAGATAGCATAAACGCAATGGCTCATATCACAGGTGGCGGTATAGTCGAAAATCTCCCTAGAGTCTTGCCAAATGGACTTGGCGCAAAGATCCAAAGAAGTGCTATCAAAACGCCAAAAATCTTTGAATTGATCGCCAAAAGCGTAGAGCAAAGCGAGATGGATAGGACATTTAACTGCGGTGTCGGTATGGTGTTAGTCGTACCAAAACAAAATGTTGATCTTGTGCTAAGCACAAGTGATGGCTATGTGATCGGCGAAGTCGTGAAACAAAGTGGCGTACAACTATGCTAA